The sequence below is a genomic window from Mangifera indica cultivar Alphonso unplaced genomic scaffold, CATAS_Mindica_2.1 Un_0025, whole genome shotgun sequence.
TTCACGAGTTACGTATTATATATGTGTTCGTATTATTGTCCTATtgtctgaaatttgaaaaatagcgGTTATTACAGTTGATTAACGATTacccaaaaaagaaattttttatttaatgttaaaaaccacgaaataaataaattgtgagGTTCCTTCCTTGTGTTTGCAGGAGAAAATTCCAATCGACGAAGTGTTTGAACAGTTGAAATGTACCCCGGAAGGATTATCCACAGAGGAGGGGAACAGAAGGATTCTAATCTTTGGCCCCAacaaattagaagaaaaaaaggaaagcaAAATTCTCAAGTTTTTGGGGTTCATGTGGAATCCGCTCTCATGGGTTATGGAATCCGCTGCTATAATGGCCATTGCGTTGGCTAATGGCGGCGGCAAGCCTCCAGATTGGCAAGACTTTGTTGGTATTGTTTGCTTGCTTGTCATCAACTCAACCATCAGTTTCATTGAAGAGAACAATGCCGGTAACGCTGCTGCCGCACTCATGGCTGGCCTTGCTCCTAAAACTAAGGTTCCAAATTTACAACTTGGCtgcaattattatttttatgtggGTAGACTTTGTTACTTATGTTTTGTAATGTTGTACAGGTTCTCAGAGATGGAAAGTGGAGTGAAGAAGAGGCTGCTATTCTTGTTCCAGGAGATATTATCAGCATTAAATTGGGGGATATCATCCCTGCTGATGCACGTCTGCTTGAGGGTGATCCGTTGAAGGTAGATCAATCTGCACTCACCGGAGAATCACTTCCTGTGACTAAGAATCCCGGCGATGAAGTTTTCTCTGGTTCAACTTGCAAACAAGGTGAAATTGAAGCTGTGGTTATAGCAACTGGCGTTCATACTTTCTTTGGAAAGGCTGCACATCTTGTGGACAGTACCAACCAAGTTGGACACTTTCAAAAGGTGCTGACTTCCATTGGGAACTTCTGTATCTGTTCCATCGCCACGGGGATGGTGATTGAGATTATCGTCATGTATCCAATCCAACACCGAAAGTATAGAAATGGAATTGACAATCTATTGGTTCTCTTGATTGGTGGCATTCCGATTGCTATGCCTACTGTTCTGTCGGTCACAATGGCTATTGGTTCCCACAAGCTGGCTCAGCAAGGTGCCATCACCAAGCGTATGACTGCAATCGAAGAAATGGCTGGTATGGATGTCCTCTGCAGTGACAAGACAGGGACACTGACACTCAATAAGCTCAGTGTTGACAAAAACTTGGTTGAGGTGTTCGCAAAGGGCGTTGAAAAAGATCATGTGCTTCTGCTTGCGGCGAGGGCCTCTAGAATGGAAAATCAAGATGCCATTGATTGTGCTATTGTAGGAATGCTTGCTGATCCGAAGGAGGCTCGGGCCAATATCAGAGAGGTGCATTTCTTTCCATTCAATCCTGTGGACAAGAGGACTGCTCTGACATATATTGACTCTGATGGCAACTGGCATAGAGCAAGCAAAGGTGCCCCTGAGCAGATCATGAACCTTTGCAACACCAGAGAAGATGTTAGAAAGAAAGCCTATGCTGTCATTGATAAGTTTGCTGAACGTGGGCTTCGATCATTAGCTGTGGCAAGACAGGTTTCAACTTAACATCATATATGTGTTGATTGCTTTATTTTGTGCCTTTCCTGGTTAAGATGTCCAACACCTTGTCTTCTTGTTGGCAGGAAGTGCCAGAGAAAAGCAAAGAAAGTCCTGGAGGACCATGGCAATTTGTCGGTTTGCTGCCACTCTTTGATCCTCCAAGGCATGACAGTGGTGAAACCATCCGCCAGGCTCTCAATCTTGGTGTGAATGTGAAGATGATTACTGGTATTTCAagttattcatttataaaatattctaaaactgTAATTCAATTCTTTATATTGATAATTACCGATCTGTTGATGATATTCAGGTGATCAACTTGCCATTGCTAAGGAGACTGGCCGAAGGCTTGGAATGGGAACTAACATGTACCCTTCAGCGTCTTTACTTGGCCAGCAAAAGGATTCAAACTTAGGAGCTCTTCCTATTGAAGAGTTGATTGAGACTGCTGATGGGTTCGCAGGGGTGTTTCCAGGTGGGTGCTTTCGGTATGGTTTGCTAGCCACAATCACAAATATGGCTGAGCGACGTTTTCTCACCGTGTCTGAATTTGATTTCTCCTTTACTGCAGAGCACAAATATGAAATTGTGAAGAAGTTGCAGGAGATGAAACACATTTGTGGAATGACTGGAGATGGTGTCAATGACGCCCCTGCACTGAAGAAGGCCGATATTGGCATTGCTGTTGCGGATGCAACAGATGCAGCAAGAGGCGCTTCGGATATCGTTCTCACGGAACCCGGATTGAGTGTTATTATCCATGCTGTGTTGACAAGCAGAGCGATTTTCCAGAGGATGAAGAACTACACAGTCAGATTCTCTGttcttttcttccaaattaTGTTTGCGTCTTTACTTCATACTTATTTGGGTTTCctcctttttcttatttttgtagaTCTATGCAGTCTCAATCACAATTCGTATTGTGGTAAGTACATGGTGGCGGCTTAGTTTTACAAACTTCTTCGAATGAAAACACAATGCAGATTGAATTTTCGATTTTCTTCTCTGATTGTGCAGTTCGGTTTTCTGTTTATTGCTTTGATATGGAAGTTCGACTTTTCTCCATTCATGGTCTTGATTATTGCTATTCTAAATGATGGTTAGTCTGAAATGTGTTTTCATTCTTCCAGCTGTTTTTTATGCGCTTCCAACGCATGATCTTTCGAGTTCTGAGACcagaatatttatatttttcaggcACAATTATGACAATCTCAAAGGATAGGGTGAAGCCATCTCCTGTTCCTGATAGCTGGAGACTAAAGGAGATTTTTGCTACGGGAATTTGTTTCGGCAGTTACTTGGCATTGATGACTGTTGTATTCTTCTGGGCTATGCACGACACTCATTTCTTCCCAGTAAGAGATGTTTTAATTTGCCTTTTCATAGTTTCAATGAATTATTCAAATTGACTTCTTCATTTTGATTCAACTGGCTCCTTCTTTCCTCACAATGTAGGACACATTTGGCGTAAGAGATATAAGCCATGACGATGATCAAATGATGGCTGCATTGTATCTACAAGTGAGTATTGTGAGCCAGTCTCTGATTTTTGTGACTCGCTCGCGCAGCTGGTCTTATGCTGAACGCCCTGGACTTCTACTGATGTGTGCGTTTGTGATTGCGCAAACGGTAAGAATTTTTTcttatgcatatatttataaGAACACATCTTCTGGTTCCCCAAATGCCTAATCACTTGATCTGTTTTCAGGTAGCAACTCTGTTAGCTGTATATGCGAATTGGGGTTTTGCTAGAATTAGAGGTGCTGGTTGGGGATGGGCCGGTGTGGTCTGGATTTATAGCATTATCTTCTATATCCCACTCGATTTTATGAAGTTTGCCATTCGTTACCTCTTGTCTGGGAAGGCTTGGCGCAACTTGCTCGAGAACAAGGTATTCTTTTCGAATTTTTGTCTAGGACATCGATGATTTTCAGTATCAGAAATGTATCTATAGCTTGATCCCTTAACATTATTTGTTGTTTTCCGAGTAACAGACTGCATTCACCACTAAAAAAGATTATGGTAAGGAAGAGAGGGAAGCTCAGTGGGCTCTTGCTCAAAGAACCCTCCATGGACTTCAGCCACCAGAACCCGCTAATCTTTTCCCTGAAAAGGGTAACTATAGAGAGTTATCTGAGATTGCAGAGCAGGCCAAAAGACGTGCCGAAATTGCAAGGTCTTATGAACCCATCATTTCCCCAaaagtttattctttttaaagCAAATCTAGAGACAATAAAGATTTCTTTCGTTTTGTGTTTGTAGGCTTCGGGAGCTGCACACGCTCAAAGGACATGTGGAGTCAGTCGTAAAGCTGAAGGGACTGGACATCGAAACAATCCAACAACATTACACAGTGTGAAGAGGAGTAAGAGAAGAACGCTCTTTGAAGAGTTGAAAAAGGGATTTGTTAAATGACCAACACTGTTTAAGAGAAGGGGAGATCTACTTAAGCAGTAATTAGAAAGGTTTGAAGGCAAGGAGAGCTTTTTATGTGTTATAATTCTCCTGGTCCCTTGGCTTTTGCTTTGTATGTATTTAAATGTCATAATAAAGGATTGTGTTGTTGGTTACTATTTTCTGTGATAAAAGAGGCAATGTAATGTCCACTAGTTATACAAGTTTTCTAGCTTGAACATAATTTCTCCTTTTATTTCTCTCCTGTTTTAtgttcattttaataaaattttaaattgtctaaactTGTAGTCAAACCCACAAAGTTATAAGAATTCAATATATATGTTCTATA
It includes:
- the LOC123206130 gene encoding plasma membrane ATPase 4-like isoform X1, with the translated sequence MGDKSATTLEGIKNETVDLEKIPIDEVFEQLKCTPEGLSTEEGNRRILIFGPNKLEEKKESKILKFLGFMWNPLSWVMESAAIMAIALANGGGKPPDWQDFVGIVCLLVINSTISFIEENNAGNAAAALMAGLAPKTKVLRDGKWSEEEAAILVPGDIISIKLGDIIPADARLLEGDPLKVDQSALTGESLPVTKNPGDEVFSGSTCKQGEIEAVVIATGVHTFFGKAAHLVDSTNQVGHFQKVLTSIGNFCICSIATGMVIEIIVMYPIQHRKYRNGIDNLLVLLIGGIPIAMPTVLSVTMAIGSHKLAQQGAITKRMTAIEEMAGMDVLCSDKTGTLTLNKLSVDKNLVEVFAKGVEKDHVLLLAARASRMENQDAIDCAIVGMLADPKEARANIREVHFFPFNPVDKRTALTYIDSDGNWHRASKGAPEQIMNLCNTREDVRKKAYAVIDKFAERGLRSLAVARQEVPEKSKESPGGPWQFVGLLPLFDPPRHDSGETIRQALNLGVNVKMITGDQLAIAKETGRRLGMGTNMYPSASLLGQQKDSNLGALPIEELIETADGFAGVFPGGCFRYGLLATITNMAERRFLTVSEFDFSFTAEHKYEIVKKLQEMKHICGMTGDGVNDAPALKKADIGIAVADATDAARGASDIVLTEPGLSVIIHAVLTSRAIFQRMKNYTIYAVSITIRIVFGFLFIALIWKFDFSPFMVLIIAILNDGTIMTISKDRVKPSPVPDSWRLKEIFATGICFGSYLALMTVVFFWAMHDTHFFPDTFGVRDISHDDDQMMAALYLQVSIVSQSLIFVTRSRSWSYAERPGLLLMCAFVIAQTVATLLAVYANWGFARIRGAGWGWAGVVWIYSIIFYIPLDFMKFAIRYLLSGKAWRNLLENKTAFTTKKDYGKEEREAQWALAQRTLHGLQPPEPANLFPEKGNYRELSEIAEQAKRRAEIARLRELHTLKGHVESVVKLKGLDIETIQQHYTV
- the LOC123206130 gene encoding plasma membrane ATPase 4-like isoform X2 → MGDKSATTLEGIKNETVDLEKIPIDEVFEQLKCTPEGLSTEEGNRRILIFGPNKLEEKKESKILKFLGFMWNPLSWVMESAAIMAIALANGGGKPPDWQDFVGIVCLLVINSTISFIEENNAGNAAAALMAGLAPKTKVLRDGKWSEEEAAILVPGDIISIKLGDIIPADARLLEGDPLKVDQSALTGESLPVTKNPGDEVFSGSTCKQGEIEAVVIATGVHTFFGKAAHLVDSTNQVGHFQKVLTSIGNFCICSIATGMVIEIIVMYPIQHRKYRNGIDNLLVLLIGGIPIAMPTVLSVTMAIGSHKLAQQGAITKRMTAIEEMAGMDVLCSDKTGTLTLNKLSVDKNLVEVFAKGVEKDHVLLLAARASRMENQDAIDCAIVGMLADPKEARANIREVHFFPFNPVDKRTALTYIDSDGNWHRASKGAPEQIMNLCNTREDVRKKAYAVIDKFAERGLRSLAVARQEVPEKSKESPGGPWQFVGLLPLFDPPRHDSGETIRQALNLGVNVKMITGDQLAIAKETGRRLGMGTNMYPSASLLGQQKDSNLGALPIEELIETADGFAGVFPEHKYEIVKKLQEMKHICGMTGDGVNDAPALKKADIGIAVADATDAARGASDIVLTEPGLSVIIHAVLTSRAIFQRMKNYTIYAVSITIRIVFGFLFIALIWKFDFSPFMVLIIAILNDGTIMTISKDRVKPSPVPDSWRLKEIFATGICFGSYLALMTVVFFWAMHDTHFFPDTFGVRDISHDDDQMMAALYLQVSIVSQSLIFVTRSRSWSYAERPGLLLMCAFVIAQTVATLLAVYANWGFARIRGAGWGWAGVVWIYSIIFYIPLDFMKFAIRYLLSGKAWRNLLENKTAFTTKKDYGKEEREAQWALAQRTLHGLQPPEPANLFPEKGNYRELSEIAEQAKRRAEIARLRELHTLKGHVESVVKLKGLDIETIQQHYTV